In Mycolicibacterium phocaicum, one DNA window encodes the following:
- a CDS encoding fatty acid desaturase family protein translates to MAVTDVPEFTHLTEADIEALGVELDAIRQDIEESRGVRDARYIRRTIAAQRALEVAGRLLLLRSSKRSYWWAGASTLGVAKIIENMEIGHNVMHGQWDWMNDPEIHSSTWEWDMNGVSKHWRFTHNFMHHKYTNILGMDDDVGYGLIRVTRDIRWKPHHLFNLGFNTVLALLFEWGVGLQHLELGKIFKGRDDRKATMIRVREFGTKAAHQLGKDYVAYPALTSLSPGATFKSTMKANFLANVIRNVWANAVIFCGHFPDGAEKFTKTDMVGESKGEWYLRQMLGSANFNSGPVLRFMSGNLSHQIEHHLYPDLPSNRLYEISIRVRALCEKYDLPYTTGNFLVQYGKTWRTIAKLSVPNKYLTDTVDDAPETRSERMFVELDESFGAIDPATGNKRGLKTAIAAVRSRRRAKRAAAAA, encoded by the coding sequence ATGGCAGTCACTGACGTACCTGAATTCACGCACTTGACCGAAGCCGATATCGAGGCTCTGGGCGTCGAGCTGGACGCGATCCGGCAAGACATCGAGGAAAGCCGCGGCGTTCGCGACGCGCGCTACATCCGCCGCACCATCGCGGCACAACGTGCTCTCGAAGTGGCCGGCCGCCTGCTGCTGTTGCGCAGCTCGAAGCGGTCGTACTGGTGGGCCGGGGCAAGCACCCTGGGCGTGGCCAAGATCATCGAGAACATGGAGATCGGCCACAACGTCATGCACGGCCAGTGGGACTGGATGAACGATCCCGAGATTCACTCCTCGACGTGGGAGTGGGACATGAACGGCGTCTCCAAGCACTGGCGGTTCACCCACAACTTCATGCACCACAAGTACACGAACATCCTCGGGATGGACGACGATGTGGGCTACGGCCTCATTCGCGTCACCCGGGACATCCGCTGGAAGCCCCATCACCTGTTCAACCTCGGGTTCAACACCGTCCTGGCGTTGTTGTTCGAGTGGGGCGTGGGTCTGCAGCACCTGGAGCTCGGCAAGATCTTCAAGGGCCGCGACGACCGCAAGGCCACGATGATCCGCGTGCGTGAGTTCGGCACCAAGGCCGCGCATCAGCTGGGCAAGGACTACGTCGCGTACCCCGCGCTCACGTCCCTGTCACCGGGCGCCACGTTCAAGTCGACGATGAAGGCCAACTTCCTGGCCAACGTCATCCGCAACGTGTGGGCCAACGCGGTGATCTTCTGCGGCCATTTCCCCGATGGCGCCGAGAAGTTCACCAAGACCGACATGGTCGGCGAATCCAAGGGCGAGTGGTACCTGCGCCAGATGTTGGGCAGCGCCAACTTCAACTCGGGTCCCGTGCTGCGCTTCATGAGCGGCAACCTGAGCCACCAGATCGAGCATCACCTGTACCCGGACCTGCCCAGCAACCGGCTGTACGAGATCTCGATCCGCGTTCGGGCGCTGTGCGAGAAGTACGACCTGCCCTACACCACCGGGAACTTCCTGGTGCAGTACGGCAAGACGTGGCGCACCATCGCCAAGCTGTCGGTGCCGAACAAGTACCTGACCGACACCGTCGACGATGCCCCGGAGACCCGGAGCGAGCGGATGTTCGTCGAGCTCGACGAGAGCTTCGGCGCCATCGACCCGGCGACCGGCAACAAGCGCGGTCTGAAGACGGCCATCGCCGCCGTGCGCAGCCGCCGTCGGGCCAAGCGCGCCGCAGCCGCCGCGTAA
- the rsgA gene encoding ribosome small subunit-dependent GTPase A — protein sequence MREYDESDVRVRSGKGSRPRTKNRPTHADAREAMVVTVDRGRWGCALDGNPDHIVTAMRARELGRTPIVVGDSVGIVGDLSGKPDTLARIVRRDERRTVLRRTADDTDPTERVVVANADQLLMVVALADPPPRAGLVQRALIAAYVGGLRPILCLTKQDLAPAEPFAAEFTGLDLTIITAGRDDPLDAVAPLLEGQITVLLGHSGVGKSTLVNRLVPEADRATGDVSGVGKGKHTSTQSVALPLDDGWVVDTPGIRSFGLAHIKPDDVLMAFSDLAEAIEDCPRGCGHMGPPADPECALDALTGPAVDRVAAARRLLAVLNEPTY from the coding sequence TTGCGGGAGTACGACGAATCCGATGTCCGGGTGCGCTCGGGCAAAGGTTCGCGGCCGCGTACCAAGAACCGGCCGACCCACGCCGACGCGCGCGAGGCCATGGTCGTCACCGTCGACCGCGGCCGGTGGGGCTGTGCGCTGGACGGCAATCCCGACCACATTGTCACCGCGATGCGGGCCCGCGAACTGGGCCGCACCCCGATCGTGGTCGGCGACTCGGTGGGCATCGTCGGCGATCTGTCCGGCAAGCCCGACACCCTGGCGCGCATCGTCCGCCGCGACGAGCGCCGAACGGTGCTGCGCCGCACCGCCGATGACACCGACCCCACCGAACGCGTGGTGGTCGCCAACGCCGACCAGTTGTTGATGGTGGTCGCGCTGGCCGATCCGCCGCCGCGTGCCGGGCTGGTGCAGCGTGCCCTCATCGCCGCGTACGTCGGTGGGCTGCGGCCCATCCTGTGCCTGACCAAGCAGGACCTGGCTCCCGCCGAACCGTTCGCCGCCGAGTTCACCGGCCTGGATCTGACGATCATCACCGCCGGCCGCGACGACCCGCTCGACGCCGTGGCGCCCCTGCTCGAAGGTCAGATCACGGTGCTGCTCGGCCACTCCGGTGTCGGCAAATCGACGCTGGTGAATCGCCTTGTGCCAGAAGCAGACCGGGCCACCGGTGACGTGTCGGGCGTCGGCAAGGGCAAGCACACCTCGACGCAGTCGGTGGCGCTGCCGCTCGACGACGGCTGGGTCGTCGACACACCGGGTATCCGCTCGTTCGGGCTGGCGCACATCAAGCCCGACGACGTGCTGATGGCTTTTTCCGACCTCGCCGAGGCCATCGAGGACTGCCCCCGCGGCTGCGGGCACATGGGCCCACCGGCGGACCCAGAGTGCGCGCTGGACGCGCTCACCGGACCGGCCGTCGACCGCGTCGCGGCGGCCCGTCGTCTCCTCGCGGTCCTGAACGAGCCGACGTACTAA